Proteins from one Listeria innocua genomic window:
- a CDS encoding TetR/AcrR family transcriptional regulator, giving the protein MNNYVKVHQPLNVDLRTQKTQTKLYTVLERFYVEGRTFESISIKDLCEQARVSRATFYRHHEEIIQVIEVQILRTMQYFSLEFDQIILTKENIQRLILRTIQKNPLLFQVIFWSRAENIFIDVVSGEILRISLLKEVSFSDSHFIPNCFARMILSLAAEIQQSNKDYTNGQLVELIQEAARFLQK; this is encoded by the coding sequence ATGAATAACTACGTAAAAGTGCATCAACCGTTGAATGTTGATTTGCGTACACAAAAAACACAAACCAAACTATATACAGTTTTGGAGAGGTTTTATGTGGAAGGTAGAACATTTGAATCAATATCTATAAAAGATTTATGCGAACAAGCGCGAGTATCACGAGCCACTTTTTATCGTCATCATGAGGAGATTATTCAAGTGATTGAAGTCCAGATTTTGCGAACCATGCAGTACTTCTCTTTGGAATTCGACCAAATTATTTTAACAAAAGAAAATATCCAACGCTTAATCCTCCGAACTATTCAAAAAAACCCGCTTTTATTTCAAGTGATTTTTTGGAGCCGGGCAGAAAATATTTTTATTGATGTAGTGTCTGGAGAAATACTTCGAATTAGTTTGTTAAAAGAAGTTTCCTTTTCAGATAGTCACTTTATTCCTAATTGTTTTGCTAGGATGATTTTAAGTTTAGCAGCAGAAATTCAACAATCGAATAAAGACTATACGAATGGTCAATTAGTTGAATTGATACAGGAGGCAGCTCGCTTTTTACAAAAATAA
- a CDS encoding PTS sugar transporter subunit IIC produces the protein MSSKNKQSFMNRFIAFMEKYFEPVAARIEKQRHISSIKNGMIALISVLIIGSFSLIISAIGNMFPAGSVVKEFFVQNAAALNLPFQFTFGLLSIYAAITISYSHAKQMKVPVLHSVMAAVMVTLILNTKMVDGVLNTEFLDSRGLFIAIFAALISVELIGLFIRKNITIQIKGLPAGIATTFEAIIPLVVLLFSAVGLSILMQSVTSGQIIPEAFTTMLAPAINSIDTPYAVFLICFLEMLFWFIGLNGYAILIGFVLPFMTQYLGANAAAYAAGEPIPYVFAPNFWDYFMGFSGSGITGALVILALFSKSRELKAVGKVSVVPAIFTISEPVVFGLPICFNPYLFIPFVLGTPILAVGQWFVFHFGWVRPPIANVGGTPIPLAQYLATMDWRAIILIIFVLAVAVCMYYPFFKMYEKSLIKEETVVSERQAAHDALDLDF, from the coding sequence ATGTCGAGTAAAAACAAACAATCTTTTATGAACCGTTTTATCGCTTTTATGGAGAAGTATTTTGAGCCAGTCGCAGCTAGAATTGAAAAACAACGCCATATTTCCTCAATAAAAAATGGGATGATTGCTTTGATCTCGGTTTTAATTATTGGATCATTTTCGCTGATTATTTCAGCAATCGGAAATATGTTTCCAGCGGGTTCTGTTGTGAAAGAATTCTTTGTTCAAAACGCAGCAGCACTTAACTTACCGTTTCAATTTACGTTTGGATTACTATCGATTTATGCTGCCATAACTATTTCCTACAGCCATGCAAAACAAATGAAAGTACCCGTGTTACATAGTGTGATGGCCGCTGTTATGGTAACACTCATCCTCAATACGAAAATGGTTGACGGGGTTCTAAATACAGAATTTCTAGATTCAAGAGGACTCTTTATCGCAATATTTGCAGCACTTATTTCTGTTGAACTTATCGGTTTGTTTATTAGAAAAAATATTACGATTCAAATTAAAGGATTACCAGCGGGGATTGCGACTACTTTTGAAGCGATTATTCCACTCGTAGTACTGCTATTCAGTGCTGTTGGACTTAGTATTCTAATGCAAAGTGTGACGAGCGGGCAAATTATTCCAGAAGCTTTCACGACGATGCTAGCTCCGGCGATTAATAGCATTGATACACCTTATGCAGTGTTCCTTATCTGTTTCCTTGAAATGCTATTTTGGTTTATCGGTCTAAATGGTTATGCGATTTTGATTGGTTTTGTGCTTCCATTTATGACACAATATTTAGGAGCGAACGCAGCTGCTTATGCGGCAGGAGAACCAATTCCGTACGTATTTGCGCCAAACTTCTGGGATTACTTCATGGGATTCTCAGGTTCTGGTATTACAGGAGCATTAGTTATTCTGGCTTTATTTAGTAAATCAAGAGAATTAAAAGCAGTCGGAAAAGTGTCTGTCGTTCCAGCGATTTTTACGATTTCCGAGCCAGTGGTATTTGGACTTCCAATCTGTTTTAACCCATATTTATTTATCCCATTCGTACTTGGAACACCTATTTTAGCAGTAGGCCAGTGGTTTGTGTTCCACTTTGGTTGGGTTCGTCCGCCGATTGCAAATGTAGGCGGGACACCGATTCCACTCGCACAGTATTTAGCGACCATGGACTGGCGCGCGATTATTTTAATCATCTTCGTTCTCGCAGTAGCAGTTTGTATGTATTATCCATTCTTTAAAATGTATGAAAAGAGCTTAATCAAAGAAGAAACAGTGGTATCAGAACGTCAAGCGGCGCACGATGCACTGGACTTAGATTTCTAA
- a CDS encoding QueT transporter family protein, producing MKMKILTVNAIIAALYVVLGMIVAPIGFMALQFRIPEIFNHLIVFNKKYFWGIIVGVFITNLFFSGLGWIDLVFGVAQSAISLLLMIGISKYVKGIIPRMIINTILFSLTMAIIAWELVIVFDLPFLITWATTAASEFIVMGVGIPLMYLLNKRLNFRKMID from the coding sequence ATGAAAATGAAAATTTTGACGGTGAATGCAATTATCGCCGCACTGTATGTAGTGCTCGGGATGATTGTCGCACCAATTGGGTTTATGGCATTACAATTTAGAATACCAGAAATCTTTAACCACCTAATCGTCTTTAATAAAAAATACTTCTGGGGCATTATCGTAGGTGTTTTTATTACGAATTTATTCTTTTCCGGATTAGGTTGGATTGATTTAGTTTTTGGCGTAGCACAATCGGCTATTTCCCTTTTACTAATGATTGGAATTTCTAAATACGTTAAAGGAATTATTCCGCGGATGATTATTAATACGATCCTTTTCTCGCTAACGATGGCAATTATCGCTTGGGAGCTAGTGATTGTTTTTGACTTACCGTTCCTAATTACTTGGGCAACAACTGCGGCAAGTGAATTCATCGTAATGGGTGTCGGGATTCCGCTAATGTATCTATTAAATAAACGGTTGAATTTCCGTAAAATGATTGATTAA
- a CDS encoding PTS sugar transporter subunit IIB, with product MEINQLHVLLVCNLGASTGVMVTKMKEIAQNSEKLKNTDVKIEAHPAGELREHIEDFDVILVGPQIKHQLKHLSEIAAEYNKPIQVIDTKDYGTVNGANILKDAIILKMNK from the coding sequence ATGGAAATAAATCAATTACATGTACTTCTAGTGTGTAATCTAGGTGCATCAACCGGAGTAATGGTAACAAAAATGAAAGAAATTGCTCAAAATAGCGAAAAACTAAAGAATACAGACGTGAAAATCGAGGCACATCCTGCTGGAGAATTACGTGAGCATATTGAAGACTTCGATGTTATTTTAGTCGGGCCACAAATTAAACACCAACTAAAACATTTAAGTGAAATCGCAGCTGAATATAATAAACCAATCCAAGTCATCGATACGAAAGATTACGGCACAGTTAACGGAGCAAACATTTTAAAAGACGCGATTATCCTTAAAATGAACAAATAA
- a CDS encoding MFS transporter — translation MDMKKVNPNLTLLALAISAFGIGSTEFISVGLLPLISSSMGVSISSAGLTVSIYALGVMVGAPVLTTMTSKMNRKNLLLLVMLVFLIGNLVSAFAVSFGMLLTGRVVAAFAHGIFMSIASVIAADVVHPSKRASAIAVMFTGLTVATVTGVPLGTFIGQLFGWRMSFLFIVAIGMIAIIANFFLVPKNLSNASSISFKSIGQLLVNKKIVMVLLMTAFGYGGTFVVYTYLSPMFSNMGYSTSMIVILLIIYGVMVAIGNTIGGHFANERPAKALFVMFSLQGITLLLLQFTSTNAILGLITIMLMGFFAFMNVSGLQLYVVQLAERYLPETVSMASALNISAFNIGIALGAFIGGLVTEYIGLSYTPIVGFLMVFIAIILTFYMKKDK, via the coding sequence GTGGATATGAAAAAAGTAAATCCTAATTTGACACTTTTGGCGCTGGCGATTAGTGCGTTTGGGATTGGTTCAACAGAATTTATTAGTGTAGGGCTTCTTCCACTGATTTCTTCTAGTATGGGTGTGTCGATTAGTTCAGCGGGATTAACTGTATCGATTTATGCGCTAGGTGTGATGGTGGGGGCGCCGGTTTTAACAACAATGACGTCGAAAATGAATCGTAAAAATCTACTATTATTAGTAATGTTAGTATTTCTGATAGGGAATCTCGTCTCGGCATTTGCTGTAAGTTTTGGAATGCTCCTTACCGGGCGGGTAGTGGCGGCATTTGCGCACGGGATATTTATGTCGATTGCTTCGGTTATTGCGGCAGATGTCGTTCATCCGAGCAAACGAGCTAGTGCGATTGCTGTGATGTTTACGGGGCTAACAGTGGCGACTGTGACTGGGGTGCCACTTGGAACCTTTATCGGGCAACTATTTGGCTGGCGGATGTCGTTTCTGTTTATTGTTGCGATAGGCATGATTGCGATTATTGCCAACTTCTTTTTAGTTCCAAAAAATTTATCTAATGCAAGTAGTATTTCATTTAAATCGATTGGGCAATTATTAGTTAATAAAAAAATCGTGATGGTATTACTCATGACGGCGTTTGGTTACGGGGGCACATTTGTTGTTTATACGTATTTATCGCCAATGTTTAGCAATATGGGTTATTCGACAAGTATGATAGTTATTTTACTGATTATTTATGGTGTGATGGTTGCGATTGGGAATACGATTGGTGGGCATTTTGCGAATGAGCGCCCAGCTAAAGCACTTTTCGTGATGTTTAGTTTGCAAGGGATTACGTTATTATTGCTTCAATTTACGTCGACCAATGCTATTTTAGGTTTAATTACTATTATGCTAATGGGATTTTTCGCGTTTATGAATGTGTCTGGATTGCAGCTTTATGTGGTGCAATTAGCAGAACGGTATTTGCCAGAAACGGTGAGCATGGCTTCTGCGCTTAATATTTCTGCGTTTAATATTGGAATCGCGCTCGGAGCATTTATTGGTGGATTAGTAACGGAATATATTGGTTTAAGTTATACACCGATTGTCGGATTTTTGATGGTTTTCATCGCAATTATTTTAACTTTCTATATGAAAAAAGATAAATAG
- a CDS encoding ABC transporter ATP-binding protein has protein sequence MSVLMCCENVSKTYSGNLQPTLVNINLTIKKNNLYFIKGPSGSGKSTLLNMLSLIDAHSSGIMKFNNFDISSMNAKEKNQIHLNDIGMIFQKYNLLSPLNVIENIMMSRLYADFSKKDCIISKAKQVIKLLHLDGLEERKINQLSGGQQQRVAIARVLMQEPELLLADEPTANVDKETEAIIMDIFSQYREKGALIIVSHNDSYADIVDASYELNKGRISSYE, from the coding sequence ATGTCTGTATTAATGTGTTGTGAAAATGTATCTAAAACTTATTCAGGAAATTTACAGCCTACATTAGTTAATATTAATTTAACAATTAAAAAAAATAATTTATATTTTATAAAAGGACCATCTGGAAGTGGAAAATCAACATTACTTAATATGCTGAGTCTTATAGATGCACACTCTTCTGGAATAATGAAGTTCAATAATTTTGATATTAGTTCTATGAATGCAAAAGAAAAAAACCAAATACATTTAAATGACATAGGAATGATTTTTCAGAAATACAATTTATTATCACCGTTAAATGTGATTGAAAATATCATGATGTCCAGACTATATGCAGATTTTTCTAAAAAAGATTGTATTATAAGTAAAGCAAAGCAAGTGATAAAGTTATTACATTTAGACGGTTTAGAGGAACGAAAAATCAATCAACTATCTGGTGGACAACAACAACGTGTGGCAATAGCTCGAGTTTTAATGCAAGAGCCAGAACTCTTGCTAGCCGATGAACCGACAGCAAATGTTGACAAGGAAACAGAAGCAATCATAATGGATATTTTTAGTCAGTATCGAGAAAAGGGAGCGTTAATAATAGTTTCTCATAATGATAGTTATGCTGATATTGTGGATGCATCCTACGAGTTAAATAAAGGTAGGATATCGAGCTATGAATAA
- a CDS encoding PTS lactose/cellobiose transporter subunit IIA → MDIEKISFSLISLAGDSFSKLIEALQAAKESNTELVDQLLKEADDLMIEAHKVQTEMLIQETRGEQASFSVLLVHAQDTLMNTILASTLIREMIEMHQEMKALKKEEEK, encoded by the coding sequence ATGGACATAGAAAAAATATCGTTTTCACTAATATCGCTAGCGGGGGATTCATTTTCTAAATTAATTGAAGCATTACAAGCCGCAAAAGAATCGAACACAGAACTAGTAGATCAGCTTTTGAAAGAGGCGGATGATTTAATGATTGAAGCGCACAAAGTACAAACAGAAATGCTTATTCAAGAAACGAGAGGCGAACAAGCCAGTTTTTCTGTTTTACTCGTACATGCGCAAGATACCTTAATGAATACTATTTTAGCATCAACGTTAATTCGCGAAATGATTGAAATGCATCAAGAAATGAAAGCATTAAAAAAAGAGGAGGAAAAGTAA
- a CDS encoding winged helix-turn-helix transcriptional regulator gives MTKVYNIGVEATLEVIGGKWKPVILCHLREGKKRTGELKRLIPNITQKMLTQQLRELEKSGVIVRKVYEQIPPKVEYSLSEYGESLSEILNKLCLWGENHVDLLLTKNEDIVLLKRD, from the coding sequence ATGACCAAAGTATATAATATTGGTGTCGAAGCTACACTTGAAGTTATAGGCGGTAAGTGGAAGCCAGTCATCCTTTGCCATTTACGCGAAGGAAAAAAACGAACTGGCGAATTAAAACGACTCATCCCCAACATCACACAAAAAATGCTCACACAACAATTGCGCGAGCTGGAAAAATCTGGAGTTATTGTTCGCAAAGTATATGAGCAAATCCCACCAAAAGTCGAGTATTCATTGAGTGAATACGGCGAATCGTTGTCGGAGATTTTGAACAAACTTTGCTTATGGGGCGAGAATCATGTGGATTTATTGCTGACGAAGAATGAGGATATTGTTTTGTTGAAACGAGATTAG
- a CDS encoding BglG family transcription antiterminator, which translates to MKLNQQCIQILDFLMEQEDFKNIGYISNALGCSERSVRYSLEKIDIFLHEQTLPALIRHTRKGVLLPEKNIINPVVSKFKQQITPKKYRYSQEEVQQFLLLKLLLSEEVLPVTYFEEVLFISRSSVLNHLRAIEGELFLNNLDLSHQPRHGFLVTGNLITKTSLFARSFLRFINIREFYQFLDSENSLSKKGELFFYNLFEMEVLQEVNREAHSVEENMTRAMDEQLYLTLIAILLKQHETKVDFKFTADFAVTDELDKALETIIGSLKQYQYGSEDEAIIEAFVRGICEKMGEIYQVDFVHGDTDFFTQMKAHIKLMIRRVRAGVIIENPIFNEFMRDNREIFMRVKESLEALKPVLPISVSSQEISFLAIYFASEVQRNKQTVEMKPNLLIICPEGVAVSNMIAIQLKRMFEFESVQTIGLRKFKRDMMKDFDFVISTVDLPDMQDAKVLRINSYLQKEDMELLQKHLRMKLVKSDKQIINKFSKILAIIAENTQINNLSKLEFDLLEALISDEGEAPRKIIPPFQFTEEAIIMEENCPTWRKAIKLGTKCMEKLGVIEPSYHEKIIHNLKVYGPYMVVAPGVAIAHAGASDGVLMDGIGVTIIEDGIMFFDRYEKPVHVIFTLALKTKEAHLIVEQLMKLALNEEKMQKIKMASSKRDIYHYVKSAIFE; encoded by the coding sequence ATGAAACTAAATCAGCAGTGTATTCAAATTTTAGATTTTCTTATGGAGCAGGAAGATTTTAAAAATATTGGTTATATTTCTAACGCGCTTGGTTGTTCGGAGCGCAGTGTTCGTTATAGTTTGGAAAAAATCGATATTTTTCTCCATGAGCAAACGTTGCCAGCTCTTATCAGACATACGAGGAAAGGGGTGCTACTTCCAGAAAAGAACATCATAAATCCGGTGGTGAGTAAGTTCAAACAGCAAATCACGCCGAAAAAATATCGTTACAGCCAAGAAGAAGTACAGCAATTTTTACTATTAAAGCTTCTTTTAAGTGAAGAAGTGCTTCCGGTTACATATTTTGAAGAAGTTCTTTTTATTTCAAGATCTTCTGTGCTAAATCATCTACGCGCAATTGAAGGGGAACTTTTTTTAAATAACTTGGATTTGTCCCACCAACCGCGTCATGGATTTCTAGTGACTGGTAATTTAATTACGAAAACATCCCTTTTTGCGAGGAGTTTCTTGCGTTTTATTAACATCCGAGAATTTTATCAGTTTTTAGATTCAGAAAATAGCTTATCTAAAAAAGGAGAGTTATTTTTTTATAACCTTTTTGAGATGGAAGTTTTGCAGGAAGTGAATCGTGAGGCGCATTCGGTTGAAGAGAATATGACGCGTGCGATGGATGAGCAACTTTATTTAACCTTAATTGCTATTTTACTAAAACAACATGAAACGAAAGTAGATTTTAAGTTTACAGCGGATTTTGCGGTGACAGATGAGCTAGATAAAGCGCTAGAAACGATTATTGGCTCGCTCAAGCAGTACCAATATGGGAGTGAAGATGAAGCTATCATTGAAGCTTTTGTGAGAGGTATTTGCGAAAAAATGGGCGAAATTTATCAAGTGGATTTTGTGCATGGAGATACGGATTTTTTTACACAAATGAAGGCGCATATTAAGTTAATGATTCGGCGCGTTCGAGCAGGGGTTATTATTGAAAATCCGATTTTTAATGAATTTATGCGTGATAATCGCGAAATTTTTATGCGGGTGAAGGAAAGTTTGGAAGCATTAAAGCCGGTGTTGCCGATTTCTGTTAGTTCTCAAGAAATTTCCTTTTTAGCGATTTACTTTGCATCTGAGGTACAGCGAAATAAACAAACCGTTGAAATGAAACCAAACTTATTGATTATTTGTCCAGAAGGGGTCGCAGTGTCAAATATGATTGCGATTCAGTTAAAACGAATGTTTGAATTTGAGTCGGTTCAGACGATTGGTCTTAGAAAATTTAAGCGTGATATGATGAAAGATTTTGACTTTGTTATTAGTACAGTGGATTTACCAGATATGCAAGATGCTAAAGTGCTTAGAATTAATAGCTATTTGCAAAAAGAAGATATGGAATTACTACAAAAGCATTTACGAATGAAGTTGGTTAAAAGTGATAAGCAGATAATTAACAAATTTAGTAAGATTTTAGCGATTATAGCGGAAAATACGCAAATTAATAATTTAAGTAAGTTAGAATTCGACTTATTGGAAGCGCTTATATCTGATGAGGGAGAGGCGCCAAGGAAAATTATCCCGCCATTTCAATTTACAGAAGAGGCCATCATTATGGAAGAAAATTGTCCAACTTGGCGAAAAGCAATTAAACTCGGAACAAAATGTATGGAGAAGCTTGGGGTAATTGAGCCTAGTTATCATGAAAAAATCATCCATAATTTAAAAGTTTATGGGCCGTATATGGTTGTTGCGCCAGGTGTTGCGATTGCGCACGCTGGAGCAAGTGATGGTGTTTTGATGGATGGTATTGGGGTGACGATAATTGAGGACGGGATTATGTTTTTTGATAGATACGAAAAGCCGGTTCATGTCATTTTCACCTTGGCCTTAAAAACAAAAGAGGCACATTTAATCGTTGAACAATTAATGAAATTAGCGCTGAATGAAGAAAAAATGCAAAAAATTAAAATGGCTAGCTCAAAACGTGATATTTATCATTACGTTAAGTCAGCTATCTTTGAATGA
- a CDS encoding amidohydrolase family protein: MKFITIEEHFESEVITNEINKVTGNLVSGQVSPEMFQYMQKELPSATEMQDTEKRLAFMDQHGIDMQVLSYGNSSPQNLGPKISVALCKRANDELAKVIQQNPTRFAGFAVLPVGSPEDAAIELKRAVEELGFKGALVKGQFENKYFDNSFYYPIFEMAEKLDVPISFHPSFIPEPITEQYFASDAWSDVVTGVFSSAGFGWHMDVGIQVVRMILSGIFDKLPNLKIITGHLGEMVPMFLNRMDDTLGHWTTLERKISDYYRTNVYVTPSGLLYKNEWKFLLNELDENHLIYALDYPFVKPENAGTFLDTLDLTDEVKAKIAHENAEKLLHL, from the coding sequence ATGAAATTTATAACAATAGAAGAACATTTTGAATCCGAAGTCATTACGAATGAAATCAACAAAGTCACTGGAAATTTAGTAAGTGGACAGGTTAGTCCGGAAATGTTTCAATATATGCAAAAGGAACTTCCTTCAGCAACGGAAATGCAAGATACAGAAAAACGTTTAGCATTTATGGATCAACATGGTATTGATATGCAAGTACTTTCTTATGGAAATAGTTCTCCGCAAAACTTAGGTCCAAAAATTTCGGTAGCTCTGTGTAAGCGAGCAAATGATGAACTAGCGAAGGTGATTCAACAAAATCCTACCCGATTTGCTGGTTTTGCTGTCTTACCAGTAGGCTCACCAGAAGATGCTGCTATTGAATTAAAAAGAGCCGTAGAAGAACTTGGTTTCAAAGGTGCACTTGTAAAAGGGCAGTTTGAAAATAAATATTTTGATAATAGCTTTTATTATCCGATTTTCGAAATGGCGGAAAAACTAGATGTACCGATTTCGTTTCATCCATCGTTTATCCCAGAACCTATTACAGAACAATATTTTGCCAGTGATGCTTGGTCTGATGTGGTGACCGGGGTATTTTCATCTGCTGGTTTTGGCTGGCATATGGATGTTGGTATTCAAGTCGTGCGGATGATTCTTTCAGGTATATTTGATAAATTACCGAATTTAAAAATCATTACAGGGCATTTAGGGGAAATGGTGCCAATGTTTTTAAACAGAATGGACGATACACTCGGCCACTGGACAACGTTAGAACGGAAAATCTCTGACTACTACCGGACAAATGTGTATGTGACACCAAGCGGTTTATTGTATAAAAACGAATGGAAATTTTTATTAAATGAATTAGATGAAAATCATCTTATTTATGCGCTAGATTATCCTTTTGTAAAACCAGAAAATGCTGGGACTTTCCTAGATACGCTTGATTTAACGGATGAAGTAAAAGCAAAAATCGCTCACGAAAATGCTGAAAAATTATTACATTTATAA
- a CDS encoding FtsX-like permease family protein, protein MNNNKFVFWNFWKNYKKTSKQWLSTGVVTFCGLLLINVTILIVFIGNTYINVNFTENNSLKWIEVQSDGPSIPLRQISRNRDNTITLLPKYEPFMSGVTFENYDEKGNVKMSMDVNSIFVPYESLEFFGINIKDIDKIQWDEGKVILVSPIDAKSNGLLDGQKLSVPFDKTAFNNEFDLSDTELEDYIAKINENKIEVTVKIREITTLPQYENYSLLPIQLLVNQHSKVNSISEDEFISNAKLTDGFYIIVKKFEDVDKIANEYKARGYSLKYALESFQNLSEILSNVKLVSNYFILLVTIIISITFINNCSQILYHRKHEIGLQQALGISKRSLIWSTLIEFVFQSIIVMIIILPTIVFEWFVVKSMLTNNIVEINGLETVLVVWGINWIIILAISLIGATFPLMGTFKLKIVNLLNSID, encoded by the coding sequence ATGAATAATAACAAATTCGTTTTTTGGAATTTTTGGAAAAATTATAAAAAAACTAGTAAGCAATGGTTGTCAACGGGAGTTGTTACTTTTTGCGGGCTGTTACTAATAAACGTGACTATTTTAATTGTTTTTATTGGAAATACATATATTAATGTAAATTTTACTGAAAATAATTCTCTAAAATGGATAGAGGTTCAGAGTGATGGGCCTTCGATTCCATTAAGACAAATATCAAGAAATAGAGATAATACGATTACACTATTACCAAAGTATGAACCCTTTATGAGTGGTGTAACGTTCGAAAATTATGATGAAAAAGGAAATGTTAAAATGTCTATGGATGTTAATAGTATTTTTGTTCCTTATGAATCTCTTGAATTTTTTGGCATAAACATAAAAGATATTGATAAAATACAGTGGGATGAGGGAAAAGTAATTTTAGTTTCCCCAATTGATGCAAAAAGTAATGGGCTGTTAGATGGACAGAAATTGTCTGTTCCGTTTGATAAAACAGCATTCAATAATGAATTTGATTTAAGTGATACTGAATTAGAAGATTATATAGCTAAAATAAATGAAAATAAAATTGAGGTGACAGTTAAAATTCGAGAAATTACAACTTTGCCTCAATATGAAAATTATTCTTTACTTCCTATTCAATTATTAGTCAACCAACACAGTAAGGTTAATTCTATAAGTGAAGACGAATTTATTTCGAATGCTAAATTAACAGATGGGTTTTACATCATAGTAAAGAAGTTCGAAGATGTAGATAAAATTGCTAATGAATACAAAGCAAGAGGTTATTCTCTTAAATATGCATTAGAGTCGTTTCAAAATCTATCCGAAATATTATCCAATGTAAAGTTAGTAAGTAATTATTTTATATTACTAGTGACAATTATAATTAGTATAACTTTTATTAATAATTGCTCTCAAATATTATATCATCGAAAACATGAAATAGGATTACAGCAAGCGCTAGGAATTAGTAAAAGGAGTTTGATTTGGAGTACTCTAATAGAATTCGTTTTTCAAAGTATTATAGTAATGATTATCATTCTTCCAACGATTGTTTTTGAATGGTTTGTTGTTAAAAGTATGTTAACTAATAACATAGTGGAGATTAATGGTTTAGAAACAGTACTTGTTGTTTGGGGAATAAATTGGATTATTATATTAGCAATTTCTTTAATAGGAGCTACGTTCCCATTAATGGGAACGTTTAAATTAAAAATTGTAAATCTATTGAATTCCATAGACTAG
- a CDS encoding DUF2316 family protein: MTLSKEQIKATKSEFAENLALANLTIAEVAKELNTSEVKIERILNLKQRSLNDGWILRNYLLRKVAEVGKTPVPFTALSGDYHGYWFLDGEEIDSGVLSEGAC, encoded by the coding sequence ATGACTTTATCAAAAGAACAAATCAAAGCAACGAAAAGTGAGTTTGCAGAGAATTTGGCGCTTGCGAATTTAACGATTGCCGAAGTAGCGAAAGAACTAAATACAAGTGAAGTAAAAATAGAACGGATTTTGAATTTAAAGCAGCGTTCTTTAAATGATGGTTGGATATTGCGAAATTACTTACTTAGAAAGGTAGCGGAAGTAGGGAAGACACCAGTTCCATTTACAGCGCTCAGTGGGGATTATCATGGGTATTGGTTTTTAGATGGAGAAGAAATTGATTCTGGGGTGTTAAGTGAAGGAGCTTGTTAA
- a CDS encoding glucosamine-6-phosphate deaminase: MKLIINENEQLVAETVSQRIIELVKAKPASLICIAGGDTPLLTIEALIKASQAGEVDFSQTQFVGLDEWVGLGRETKGSCIQTLYDAFFDRLENVSGDQICFFDGKAKDLAAECARVDAFIDERGGMDFILLGIGLNGHIGFNEPFVPVDVNCHVVELDDVTKRVMSKYFDTDLPLTHGISLGMKQILAAKEIYLVATGAKKVDIVKQVIEKAPTVAIPATLVKEANTTLVIDKVAASGVKA, from the coding sequence ATGAAATTAATTATTAATGAAAATGAACAACTCGTCGCGGAAACGGTAAGTCAAAGAATCATCGAATTGGTAAAGGCGAAACCAGCAAGCTTAATTTGTATTGCTGGTGGGGATACGCCGTTACTTACGATAGAAGCTCTGATAAAAGCTAGTCAAGCTGGTGAAGTAGATTTCAGTCAAACGCAATTTGTTGGTTTGGATGAGTGGGTTGGCTTAGGGCGCGAAACCAAAGGCAGTTGTATCCAAACGTTGTATGATGCGTTTTTTGACCGTTTAGAAAATGTTTCAGGTGATCAAATTTGCTTTTTTGACGGGAAAGCGAAGGATTTAGCTGCCGAATGTGCTCGGGTAGATGCCTTTATTGATGAGCGAGGCGGGATGGATTTTATTTTATTAGGGATTGGACTTAACGGGCATATTGGCTTTAATGAACCTTTTGTGCCGGTGGATGTGAACTGCCATGTGGTAGAGCTCGATGATGTAACGAAACGTGTAATGAGCAAATATTTCGATACAGACTTACCGTTAACACACGGAATTTCCCTTGGAATGAAGCAAATTTTAGCGGCGAAAGAAATTTACTTAGTAGCTACAGGAGCGAAAAAAGTCGACATCGTTAAACAAGTAATTGAAAAAGCGCCAACAGTTGCGATTCCTGCGACGCTCGTAAAAGAAGCAAATACAACCCTTGTAATTGATAAAGTAGCGGCTAGTGGGGTGAAGGCATAA